A region from the Desulfomarina profundi genome encodes:
- a CDS encoding MazG nucleotide pyrophosphohydrolase domain-containing protein, with product MKNNLNLLAATIRRLRSENGCPWDRRQTESSLIPYLREEMEELISAVEHEDYSNMCEELGDLLYLVMMITEINREKGRFDFSTVAESINEKLIRRHPHVFAGKPYENENDLKKQWEKIKAEEKEKSIDTNPS from the coding sequence ATGAAAAACAACCTCAATCTTCTTGCAGCAACAATCAGGCGACTTCGATCTGAAAACGGATGTCCCTGGGACAGACGACAGACTGAATCTTCTTTAATCCCATACCTGCGGGAAGAGATGGAGGAACTCATCAGTGCTGTTGAACACGAGGATTATTCCAACATGTGCGAGGAGCTTGGGGACCTTCTTTATCTTGTTATGATGATAACTGAAATCAATCGGGAAAAAGGTCGATTTGATTTTTCCACTGTTGCAGAATCGATTAACGAAAAACTTATCAGACGACACCCCCATGTTTTTGCTGGAAAGCCCTATGAAAATGAGAATGATCTCAAAAAACAATGGGAAAAAATCAAGGCCGAAGAAAAAGAAAAATCAATTGACACCAATCCCTCCTAA